The following DNA comes from Salegentibacter mishustinae.
ACGAATTCATAAAGGAGATCATCGCTTTTAGTAAGCAAAAACGCAGCAAAAAAAAACGTAAAAAAGCAAATACCTATAAGGCAACCCTAAATTTATTAAATGAAGGTTTAAGCCTGGATGAAATTGCGAAAAAGCGAGAGCTGGCGATTACTACGGTTTATTCGCATTTAGCAAAATTGTATGCCGAAAATGAAGCGGTAGATCCTATGAAATATATTTCTAAAGTCGATTTTAAAGCGGTTGAAAAAGCCAGAACTGAACTTGAAAATCCTGAAGGTTTAAAAGTATATTTTGAACATTTTGAAGAAGCAATAGATTATGGAACAATTAGGTTAGCCCTGGCTGTTTTAGAAAAACAGGAAACAGAAGTTTAAAAATCTTCAAGCCCAATTTTATTTAAAAGCAAGCCCGAGGCCGGAACTATGTAATCCATTTGCATTTCTACGCCCGGTTTCAAACTATTTTCCAAATCTTCGAGACTCAATTCTCCTTTGCCAAGTTGCAGCAAAGCACCCATCATTAATCTTACCTGGTGCCTTAGAAAACCGGCGCTGTGAATATGAAAAATATAAGATTTTTTAGGAAAGAAGCTGGCGGTGATTTCGGTATTATCAACTAATTCAGATTTTATAATCTCACGTTCAAAAGTACTGTTCTCCGAAACCCGCACACAATAGTTTCTAAACTGGTGTTTTCCTTCAAAGAGCTTTGCTCCTTTTTTCATCAACTCGATATCCAAATCAAATTGAAAATTAGCCATTAATGGCGCACAGAAAGGATGATTTTTCTCGCCAAAACTAAATAAATAAGCATATTCCTTAAGTTTTGGATGCTGAATGATATTAAATTTCGCATCTACTTCGGTAATGGCAAGTGCCCGAATGTCCTGTGGCAAATTCTGGTTGAATTCTTTTAAAAACTCATTCAAATCAGATAGTGGCTCGTAATCTAAGAACAACTCAAATGCCGATTCCTGAGCAGAAACCATAGCATCAGTTCTACTGGTACCCAAAATTTTAAACTTTTGTTCAGGCATCACATAACGCAGGGTTTTTGTGATTAATTCCTCTACTGTTTTTACATCTGGCTGTTTTTGCCAGCCGTGTAAACGATAGCCTAAATACTGAATTTTAATAAGGTAAAAATAGCGCTTGGGTTGCAAATTTTTGTTTTTCCGGGTTTAGAATATTACTAATATTCCCTTTTCTTATTTAGCTCTTCCATCTCCTTTACCGTTTCGGCAGGAATAACCTTTTGGAAAGAGGAATGTTGCTCTATGGCATATTCCAGTTTACTTACAATATCTTCAATAGATTCATTTTCATAATCTATTTGAAGCGGTTCTTTTATTTGCATAGTTTGCAGAATACCTCTTTTCTTGATCCTGATTCCTTTTTTATCAAAAGAGCGTCTAAAACCATCGATCACGATAGGGATTACAACGGGCTTGTATTGTTTAATAATGTGTGCGGTTCCTTTTCTAATTGGTTTAAAAGGTTTTGTAGTTCCCTGTGGGAAGGTAATTACCCAACCATCCTTTAAAGCAGTTCCTATATTTTTAGTGTCGTTAGGATTTACCTTACGTTCAACTTCCTGCCCTTTAGCCCGCCAGGTTCTCTCTACACTAACGGCTCCAGCATAAGCCATGATTCTAGAAAGTAAACCTGCGTTCATCGTCTCTTTAGCAGCGACATAATAGATATTGAGTTTAGGCTGCCAGATGTAGCCAACATTCTTTATAGAATCTACCCTACCACTTAAGCTGGCATTAAAAACGTGAAACATCGCTGTAACATCGGCAAAATAAGTTTGATGATTGGAAACAAAAAGTACGTTGGTATCGGGAAGATTTTTAATGATTTCAGACCCTTCAATACTCAGTTCATTATAACCGCGATAACGACGATGGGTCAATAGTCCGAAAATACGGATAAGCCACTTTTTCAGAAATAAAATATGTCCAAACGGATTTCTTTTTAATAATCCCATAGTTTAAATTTCAGTTCTTACTTCCTCTAAAATTGCAGTTCGATTAGATTAGGAGACCAGCCCACAAAACCTAAGGAAAAAACAATTCAATTTTGAAACAAGCCAGGCATTAATTAAATCTCGCTAACCGAGTAAAAATTAAGCCGGGCAAATATAACAATTCTTAAATTTTAAAAGCTTTTTCTAAATATTTCTCGTATTTCACTCAGCATCATGCCAGTGGCACCCCATACAATTTGTTCGTTTAATTTAAATGCGGGTACAACCATTTTATTGGAATAACTGGTGCTAAGTTCCTGATTTACAAAATTAGAATGATCCAGAAAATGATCTAGATCTACCTCTAAAATACGCTCTACTTCACTTTCCTGCGGAATTAAAGTTGGTGTTTTTTCCAGCAAACCTAAATAAGGTTGTACCCAAAAATTACTTGGCGGTATATACAAGCGAGTGAGCTCTCGTATCACTTCTATGCTGTTTCTTGGAATTCCAACTTCCTCTTCGGTTTCGCGCAATGCGGTTTGCTCCAGGTTTTCATCTTCGGGTTCTACACGGCCACCGGGAAATCCAATTTGATTAGAGTGAACACCTTTATAGGTTTTTCTTAAAATTAATACCAGATGGGTTTTTCCAAAATTATTTGGGTAAAATACCGCCATAACACCGGCTTTATTAGGCTTAAGACTATTAATATCGAGATTTTTCATCTCTTCACGGCGATTACCGGGCACTAATTTATGATGCGCCTCTTCTCCCGGAAGGACAATTTTTTTTAATTTTGGTATCCTGTCTTTAAAATCCTGAAAATCCATGAAAACCTCGCTTTCTATCGTTTATCTTTTTTTAATTCTGCTTTTCGCAAGTTGTGAAGATAAGGAATCTTCCAGTAAAAATAAGTCTGAAACTACTTCTGAAAACAATGTTTCTGGAACAAAAACCTCTAAATTAGATTCCCTGAAAGCGAAATATGCTAAAAAGGAAGAAATAGCAATACAGAATGAAGAAGAGGTCGATGATAGATTTCCAATTCCGCAGGAGCAACTTATTCCATTTCTAACGCAGTATGGAAAAGAAAATCCCGAGAACAAAGTGCGCATCGTAACCAGTTTTGGGAATATTGAAGTAATGCTTTATCGCGATACTCCCCTGCACCGCGCTAATTTTATAATGCTTGTAAAAAAGGGATATTTCAACAATACCTTTTTCCATCGTGTAGCACCGGGATTCGTGATTCAGGGCGGAAATTCAGATAATGTAGCAACTCCCAGAAAACGTTCTGAAATTGGCGACTATCTTATTCCCAGTGAATTTGATGCCGGGCATAAACATACCTACGGCGCATTTTCAGCAGCGAAATACAGCGAGCAGAACGTGAGTAAAGCTTCTTCTCCTTTTGAATTTTTTATAGTAATGGATGAAAACGGAACTCCACATTTAAATAACGATCATACGGTTTTTGGACGCGTCACTAAAGGAATGCAGGTTGCAGAAAAAATTGCGCGGGTAAAAACCGGCCAGTCTGAATGGCCTATAGATAATGTGGAAATGGATATTGAGATTATAGATTAATTATGCCCGCTGGGTATAATAATTATAGTCTGTAATTACCTGCTGAATAAATTCCATGGGGGATTCCTTAGGCTTGGTTTCCAATAGTTCTGATAATTTTTCTGAAAGCGATAAAATAAGTCGGTGATTATGGTTTTTTCTGGCGGTTTGATAAAGGTTTTTAATATCCTGCACATCGGCATCTTTTAAAACACTCACCTGTGGATATTTAGGTTGATAGCCTTCAGGAATATCCACTGCCAGACTCCGGTTTAAACTTGTTCTGGGCTTTTCAGAAATTACCGTAGTTTTTGCGGCGAGATCTCCCAGGCGCTGTCCTCTTCCATTTAATAAAATTGTAACTACCGCAATAGCGCCGCTACTAATAGAAATATCAATAAATCGAAGCAACCACCTAATTAAATATTCGGCAAAAGCAGGCCTGCTGCCATCTAACTTCACTACTCTAATTTGTAAAGCTGCCTTTCCCGGCGTTCGTCCATCATATAAACTTTCCCATAGTAAATAATACAAAAGGCTGGGCAAGCCCATAACAAGATAGTAAACCCACTGCCCTGCCGCATCTAATCCTGTACCGGCCAATGCCAGCGAACTAATCACTATATATAGGCCAATTATGAATACATCTACGATAAAAGCAAGAATACGATCGCCTACACTCGCAACATTCTGATTAATACTTATATTTTGAGCGGTTTCAATTTGAAAATTATCCATTTAATCTGTTTCTTTGAGTCATAATAGAAAAACCATGCGAGAGGCTGCTTTTGTGAAGCAAAATAAGGATAAATGGCTGAAGTTTGAAAGCCTGCTTCAAAATAAAAATAATCTGCGGCCAGAGCAGCTTTCCAATATTTATATTGAAGTTAGCGACCATTTAAGCTACTCTAAAACCTTTTATCCAAAAAGCAACACTACTACTTACTTAAATCAATTAGCTGCTTCTGCGCATCAAAAAGTCTATAAGAATAAAAAGGAATCACGAAACCGGTTTATTACGTTTTTCACTAAAGAATTTCCATTATTCTTCTATAATTTTCAGAAACAACTACTGCTTAGCTTTTTAATTTTCGCTCTTTTTTCTGCAGCGGGAGCTTTTTCAGCAGCTTCAGATCACACTTTTGTAAGAAGTATTTTAGGCGATGCTTATGTGAATATGACTTTACAAAATATTGCTGAAGGCGATCCTATGGCAGTTTATAAAAAAATGAGTGAAACCGATATGTTCCTTGGCATTACCATTAACAACATTCGGGTTTCTTTATTGGCTTTTAGCATGGGAATTCTTGCCGGAATAGGCACGGTCTTCATCTTAATGCAAAATGCGGTTATGCTGGGATCGTTTCAATACTTCTTTTACGACCAGGGATTGCTTTGGGAATCTGCCAGGACGATTTGGATTCACGGAACTATTGAAATTTCAGTGATAATAATCGCGGGTTGTGCAGGTCTCGTGGTTGGAAAAAGCATATTATTTCCGGGAACTTACACTCGCCTGGTTTCTTTTACGAAAGGGGTAAAAAACGGACTTAAGATTGTGATTAGTACTATTCCATTTTTTATAATAGCCGGTTTCCTGGAAGGTTTTGTCACCAGGCAAACTCAAATGCCCGATTGGTTAGCGATTTTAATCATTGGCAGTTCTTTAGCGCTTATTTTATTCTACTATATTTTTTATCCCCATATTTTAAATAAAAAACATCAAATTAATGAAGCAGGATTACATTGATTTCAAGCAACAGCGAGAGATTGGAGATATTATTAGTTACACCTTTAAATTTATTCGCGAAAATTATAAGGCCTATTTTAAAAGCATTGCTAAAATTGCCTGGCCGGCTTATTTGCTTTTAATCGCCGCCGTAACTTATTATTCCTATTCTACCGTAGGCAATTCACTTATGTTCAGCCAGGATGGCGGTTTCTTTATAAGTTTTGGTTTATTAATGCTTGGTCTACTTTTGTATTTCGCGGTGATGAATGTGGCGGCCTTTCAGTTCGTTAAATCCTATGTAAGTAACTACGGGGAGACAAACCACCACGAAATTAAACAGGGCGTGAAAAAAGACCTGGGTGGAATGTTTGGTCTTGGTGCAATTACCTGGATCTTAATTTTCGCCGGACTTATAATCTTTATTATTCCCGGTATATATTTAAGTGTACCGCTAAGTATTGCAGCCGCGGTTCTTGTGTTTAAAAACGAAAGTATTGGCGGTAGTATTTCTGAAGGTTTTCACCTGGTGAAAAACAACTGGTGGACGAGTTTTATAAGTCTTTTTCTTATTTGGCTTATTGTATATGTGATTAGCTTTATTTTTCAAATCCCGGTACTTATCTACACCTTCATAAAAATGTTTACGATGATGGAAGAAAATTCAGCTTCAGCTGAAAACGTAGCCGATATGTTCGATTGGGTTTACCTTAGCTTAACCATTATAGCTTCCGCAATCCAGTATATACTTTACGCGATTACGCCAATTGGGGTGGCATTCATTTATTACAGTTTAAACGAAGAAAAATATTTCACCGGCGCCTACGAAAGCATCGAAAATCTGGGCAAAAACGAATAATGATCAAATTCCTGCTTTTTTTCAATTTGTT
Coding sequences within:
- a CDS encoding tRNA pseudouridine synthase A, with amino-acid sequence MQPKRYFYLIKIQYLGYRLHGWQKQPDVKTVEELITKTLRYVMPEQKFKILGTSRTDAMVSAQESAFELFLDYEPLSDLNEFLKEFNQNLPQDIRALAITEVDAKFNIIQHPKLKEYAYLFSFGEKNHPFCAPLMANFQFDLDIELMKKGAKLFEGKHQFRNYCVRVSENSTFEREIIKSELVDNTEITASFFPKKSYIFHIHSAGFLRHQVRLMMGALLQLGKGELSLEDLENSLKPGVEMQMDYIVPASGLLLNKIGLEDF
- a CDS encoding lysophospholipid acyltransferase family protein, whose amino-acid sequence is MGLLKRNPFGHILFLKKWLIRIFGLLTHRRYRGYNELSIEGSEIIKNLPDTNVLFVSNHQTYFADVTAMFHVFNASLSGRVDSIKNVGYIWQPKLNIYYVAAKETMNAGLLSRIMAYAGAVSVERTWRAKGQEVERKVNPNDTKNIGTALKDGWVITFPQGTTKPFKPIRKGTAHIIKQYKPVVIPIVIDGFRRSFDKKGIRIKKRGILQTMQIKEPLQIDYENESIEDIVSKLEYAIEQHSSFQKVIPAETVKEMEELNKKREY
- a CDS encoding NUDIX hydrolase, which gives rise to MDFQDFKDRIPKLKKIVLPGEEAHHKLVPGNRREEMKNLDINSLKPNKAGVMAVFYPNNFGKTHLVLILRKTYKGVHSNQIGFPGGRVEPEDENLEQTALRETEEEVGIPRNSIEVIRELTRLYIPPSNFWVQPYLGLLEKTPTLIPQESEVERILEVDLDHFLDHSNFVNQELSTSYSNKMVVPAFKLNEQIVWGATGMMLSEIREIFRKSF
- a CDS encoding peptidylprolyl isomerase, producing the protein MKTSLSIVYLFLILLFASCEDKESSSKNKSETTSENNVSGTKTSKLDSLKAKYAKKEEIAIQNEEEVDDRFPIPQEQLIPFLTQYGKENPENKVRIVTSFGNIEVMLYRDTPLHRANFIMLVKKGYFNNTFFHRVAPGFVIQGGNSDNVATPRKRSEIGDYLIPSEFDAGHKHTYGAFSAAKYSEQNVSKASSPFEFFIVMDENGTPHLNNDHTVFGRVTKGMQVAEKIARVKTGQSEWPIDNVEMDIEIID
- a CDS encoding RDD family protein, whose product is MDNFQIETAQNISINQNVASVGDRILAFIVDVFIIGLYIVISSLALAGTGLDAAGQWVYYLVMGLPSLLYYLLWESLYDGRTPGKAALQIRVVKLDGSRPAFAEYLIRWLLRFIDISISSGAIAVVTILLNGRGQRLGDLAAKTTVISEKPRTSLNRSLAVDIPEGYQPKYPQVSVLKDADVQDIKNLYQTARKNHNHRLILSLSEKLSELLETKPKESPMEFIQQVITDYNYYTQRA
- a CDS encoding stage II sporulation protein M — encoded protein: MREAAFVKQNKDKWLKFESLLQNKNNLRPEQLSNIYIEVSDHLSYSKTFYPKSNTTTYLNQLAASAHQKVYKNKKESRNRFITFFTKEFPLFFYNFQKQLLLSFLIFALFSAAGAFSAASDHTFVRSILGDAYVNMTLQNIAEGDPMAVYKKMSETDMFLGITINNIRVSLLAFSMGILAGIGTVFILMQNAVMLGSFQYFFYDQGLLWESARTIWIHGTIEISVIIIAGCAGLVVGKSILFPGTYTRLVSFTKGVKNGLKIVISTIPFFIIAGFLEGFVTRQTQMPDWLAILIIGSSLALILFYYIFYPHILNKKHQINEAGLH